In one window of Lynx canadensis isolate LIC74 chromosome B3, mLynCan4.pri.v2, whole genome shotgun sequence DNA:
- the BTBD7 gene encoding BTB/POZ domain-containing protein 7 isoform X4, which translates to MGANASNYPHSCSPRVGGNPQAQQTFIGTSSYSQQGYGCESKLYSLDHGHEKPQDKKKRTSGLATLKKKFIKRRKSNRSADHAKQMRELLSGWDVRDVNALVEEYEGTSALKELSLQASLARPEARTLQKDMADLYEYKYCTDVDLIFQETCFPVHRAILAARCPFFKTLLSSSPEYGAEIIMDISTAGIDMPMFSALLHYLYTGEFGMEDSRFQNVDILVQLSEEFGTPNSLDVDMRGLFDYMCYYDVVLSFSSDSELVEAFGGNQNCLDEELKAHKAIISARSPFFRNLLQRRIRTGEEITDRTLRTPTRIILDESIIPKKYAKVILHCMYTDVVDLSGLHCSPSVGSLSEVQALVAGKPNMTRAEEAMELYHIALFLEFNMLAQAQLVHQATAYSV; encoded by the exons ATGGGTGCTAATGCATCTAACTATCCTCATTCATGTTCCCCGAGGGTAGGGGGAAATCCTCAAGCCCAACAGACTTTTATAG GGACATCATCCTATTCTCAGCAAGGCTATGGTTGTGAATCGAAATTATATAGCCTTGACCATGGCCATGAGAAAccacaagacaaaaaaaagagaacctcTGGCCTTGCCACCCTCAAAAAGAAGTTTATTAAGCGTCGAAAATCTAATAGGTCTGCCGATCATGCCAAGCAGATGCGAGAACTCCTCTCTGGGTGGGATGTTAGAGATGTTAATGCTTTAGTGGAGGAATATGAGGGAACTTCAGCCTTAAAGGAGCTTTCTCTACAAGCCAGTTTGGCTAGACCAGAAGCTCGGACATTACAGAAAGATATGGCCGATCTTTATGAGTACAAGTATTGTACTGATGTAGACTTAATATTTCAAGAAACTTGTTTTCCTGTTCATCGTGCCATTTTGGCAGCAAggtgtccattttttaaaacgcTGCTTTCTTCTTCACCGGAGTATGGGGCAGAGATCATTATGGACATCAGTACGGCTGGTATAGATATGCCCATGTTTTCTGCTTTGCTACACTACCTTTATACAGGAGAGTTTGGAATGGAGGACTCAAGGTTTCAAAATGTTGATATTCTCGTCCAGCTTAGTGAAGAATTTGGAACACCAAATTCCCTTGATGTAGATATGCGTGGACTTTTTGATTACATGTGTTATTATGATGTCGTCCTTAGTTTTTCTTCAGACTCTGAACTGGTTGAAGCTTTTGGTGGAAATCAGAACTGTTTAGATGAAGAGCTCAAAGCTCACAAGGCTATTATTTCAGCACGGTCCCCATTTTTTCGGAATTTATTACAAAGGAGGATACGGACTGGTGAAGAAATCACAGACCGAACTTTGAGGACTCCCACAAGAATTATATTAGACGAGTCCATTATACCCAAAAAGTATGCGAAAgttatattacactgtatgtataCTGATGTGGTGGACCTCTCCGGTTTGCACTGTAGCCCCTCTGTGGGGAGTCTCAGTGAAGTTCAGGCTCTCGTCGCAGGGAAGCCAAACATGACCAGGGCAGAAGAAGCCATGGAACTTTACCACATAGCACTGTTCTTGGAATTTAACATGCTTGCACAAG CTCAACTTGTACATCAAGCAACAGCCTACAGTGTGTAA